The Medicago truncatula cultivar Jemalong A17 chromosome 7, MtrunA17r5.0-ANR, whole genome shotgun sequence genome includes the window tataaacacttaattaagttgtttatccaaacagggttTTGATAGATAAATACGTTTATGCAAAAATAGCCAATGAATAGATAATTAACTGTTTTCTTCTACAGGTGTGTAATATGTTTGGCAGAttacaaagaaagagaaatattGCGCATCATGCCCAAATGCGGGCACACTTTTCATCTTTCTTGCATTGATATATGGCTGAGAAAACAATCTACCTGTCCAGTGTGTCGTCTACCATTGAAAAACTCGTCCGAAACAAAACACGTGAGACCTGTGACATTCACCATGAGCCAACCTCTTGACGAGTCGCATGCATCCGAAAGGAACACAGATATTGAGAGGCATGGTGAAACTAATGCTGCTAACTCAATACAACCAACTTCTGGAGAATCCGAAGCAAGGCAATGATCTAAGATAGCTAAAGGGATTGTTCTGCTCTCAAAAAGATACTAGTGATAATTTTCTGGTTCTATAGAAAAATGCTTTTAATTAGATTGGATTCAAATTCTTTGTCTTTTTATGGCTTTCATATTCACTTTGTGATGTAAAATAGGTCATACCAACAGTGGTTTTCTGCAGCTGAGATGTACATAATATCTTTCCTTCTGTAGCATATGCAGGCCTAGGTTTTGATGGAATTTATTTTACACCACTTTTGAAGTTCTTTTGATTATAGCATTGCCTCCTTTAGCAAAGATACTACTCTTTGTTTTATGCACAACagatttaacaaatatttttcagcAGCGAACTTTTTCTGCAGTGATGCTTCTTGTCCAAGGATGGGATCTAGAAAATTTTGATACTAATGTGCAAGAAATAGAATGACTTGTAGTAcaaaacttattttcttttttatgattattttattttttgaaaactatATATTTCATTGATAACCAATTAAGCAATGATTTCCCCCATATGATTGATTGTAGATCCAATCTTTCAATTATTGCATTGGTAGATGGTGACACTGAATGTTGTTTTCCATTCTGGAAGTGGATTATCAGTTTGTGagtcttattttaaaaaacgtACGGGAAACGGGGGAACTATTACTCGTTAAAGTGTTACTAATAGTCATTTACAAGCGTCTCAGAGGATATTTAAACTCCATTCTTTGAGGTTATAAAATCGAACTTCTACGACTGAGTTGACACTTTATTATTATAAACAGTCTTTGAGCCTATTGTTGTACTCAATCCCTCAAGAAATTGACTCAACATTCCTAAAAAGCTTAATTTTCTTACCAAAATACATGGTTTGATTTGATCcttcaaatgtatcaaaccTTTTTGCAAATTGAGAAactcttttcaatttttcatcattgttgaataaagaaaatatgcTCTAGTTGACTTTCTGTTCATCTTGTTCAATGCATGACAGTTAGAGGCCAAATTATGTCTTTGATGCCATAATCATAGGTTGGCTCAATTTACTTATTTGTAACAATTATCTAGCCGTGTGCATAGTGGTGTCTTAGAGTCTTCTTCATGGTGTCAAAGAAGCTGGATTTGAGGTGCCATTTtcatgtgaatgtgttgatgtgTTTTGCTCATAAGTTTGATCTTATGTTATGTATGCTAAACGTGCTTTTGTGCACTGGTATGCATGTGAGGGTATGGAAGAATGTGAGTTCTCAGACACTCTCAAGAACTTGCTGCTCTCCAGAAggattattatgagatgatcgGTGTTTTGAATGATGATGACGACTACTAATAGATCCATCTTGCAACATATGTTTTACACTTTGGGACAAAAATTATGTTTCTTTTGGATCTTGCAACAATGCGGTATACATGCATACAAAGCCGCtgtttcttcttattcttttgGTCAGGTAGCTTAGTAGCTAGAATTCACAAGGTGAATAAGtagggtgtccggggttcgaaccccggcatACAGTGACGGAGCCAGGAATTTTATAGAGCCTGGGCaaaaaaattatcgcaaaaCTTTACTTCCTTTctgcgaataatttcacatttcctccGGATAATTTCACAAATCCTGcggataatttcacatttcctgcggATCCTAAAATCCTATGGTATTACCTCACCTGGGAACCTAAATCCTGggcaaaatctgcaggaaatgtgtttcctgcagaatttacacaaaaatccGCAGCTAAATCCGAGGCAAAGTTTAAAGTTCTAGTAATGGCGGAActtgctacaaagaaagttggagcTGAGCCTGGGTTAGTGTCCAGGCTAGCTGGGGGATGGCTACGCCCCtgcctgcatataataatgcactgtcctatcaactgagctatgctcatggGACAATGCATTTTTCCGATAAATAAAAGCCATTTGTATTATAATTGTCTCAGTACAAAATAAACTTGGAGGAGCAGTAAAGCACTTCTCACATACACTATATcgaacaaacaaaaattgtttcaacCTTTTTCAAATTGCTATCCAATGGGATTAGTGGTCTTTTTAAGAATGATAGTGGAAACAAgaatatatgttgttttcttgtttaaaaaaaaagaaaatatgttgtTTATCCCATGATGTATTTACAACTAAAATTATCTTTGCTTTTGTCGGTGGCTAGTGCAATTGTTGAAAGAAGTCTTATGCTATGAAATATGTGAAGTAGGAGTGTTCAAATTCAAACTGATCCAAAATAAAACTGCAAACcgattcaaaaaaatcaaaaactgtAAAAAatcgaatatttttttatgtgtttggATGTTGTTATGGAAAAACCGCTATGATCGGATTGGATTTCGGATTGCGTTTTcaaaaccaaaccgaaccgcaATAGTAAATTTTCAtacttatatattattttattagtattatatattgcGCTAATATATTGCTTATTGGTATTTAATCTTATATAAtgcattaatttaatctatattattactacttcatctatttcaaatataatcaatcatttttattgtgtaatgttaacttttttaataaatttgtgtcatattttgtatcaaacctattattttattgCGTAtgagtaatattaatattaataaaaaaaattacatgttacactttggatatccaaaaactgatttttattttggatcggttgATTTTTTACCTCCAAACCGGACCTAAAACACCTCTAATGTGAAGTCTCTATATTCTTGGATACGGAATATTTCGCTGTTCCATAGTGCGCAATTAAATTGGGGTTTGGTTCAGGTtttgtgaaaaaatattttaaaaagtaaaccAAATTTAATCGACtattttcaattgattttgaacCAACAAGGGAAACATATCTTgagtaaacttttttttagtcaaataatttaattacaaaaatcacAGATCTTGAGCACATCAAATATCTTTACAATCAAATTACATGAAATTGAATGTGTTCCACAAAATGACTCTTACATTACTTTCTTTGTCTAgtatgttttttgttattttagatTACTtataaagtattatttttttcatcactACTTGTATAGTATCTTAACTTATCTAACTAGTACACCAATTACTATATTAATCAAGTATTTTAACTCAAGTAATTAATAAGATCTACCATAAGACGAATTCAGTAGaatttaagtttgatttttgaatggAATAATCATTAGTTGCACTATACTTATCTTACGGTCGAACTCAGAATTATTAGAactcattttcttaaaaactaAATGGTTAAAACTTAACtaaataaaacttattttatcatagaaaataatacaattgatgatttttcattcaaaaagaaaaatacaatcattttcttattagctttttttaataaaaaatatttttaactttaaacAGTTTTTCTTCCAACTCATATTATATCTccaatttgtaatattttcttgtatgatattatttatcttttaaaatatcaataaagcATTAACTATTATCTTGATCAAAAAAAGCattaagtattatttttttactaaataaattattattattattacttttctatttatatactcttatttattatGCCTCAACCcacttaattattttaataaatgaaattcggtttattttatcaataaaatcaaCACAGTTGATCATTTTTATGAATCATACATAACTCAAACGAGACTGAAATTACTTACACCgtccataaaaaattataagtcattttaacaatttcacatgtattaagaaatgtaattaattttgttcggaaaaaaatattatgagttgttttacaaaattgtccttaagaAATGGTAtcagaaagataaattaaataattgaaaaagaagaaagtaataaatagttaataatataatagaaaaaaaaaatagcattaatgtttcattgatattgtatcATCATTCGTATTGTAAAGTgatttataatttgagacacattttttttcataaaacaatttataatttagaaTCGATGGAGCAATGAGAATGAATTATTTATGGGTTTATAACGCTTTATccccttgtaattttttattttttttagatttcatccttataatttgaagatttttggtttttgacaTTCATGAACTTTGACCGTACAAAATCAATGATATGACAGGAGGATAAATCGAAATTTACTAAAATTACAAAGGgagtaaaccgaaatttgctcaaattacagggggcaaaagcgtaaaccgaaatttgctcaaattacaaaaGGGTAAAAGTACCATAAGTTTTGTAATTTGATGTCTTGAAGGtccaaaatcaaagaatattaaaattacaaggacaaaatcgggaaatttttttttacaggagagTAACccgaaaatgactttttttttttttttttttggttcaatagCCTAGTGGCAAGATCACACACTTTTTAAGTGTAGAGaatccgggattcgaaccctaaCCCTGCAAACATTGTCTCTGATAGCTATCAACTGAGTTACACTTATGGGACGAAAATGACCTATTTTACCTCGGATAAAACAAACAATGTTAACCCATTATTGGGCACACTACCAAACTCAAAGAATGCAGTGAATATGATGGtgtgaatgaaatgaaaaaagagatTGAATTGAACTATCCACATCTCCAAACAATAATATCAGATCAGTAACTCCccaaaaaaacatcattaacaTTCAAAACACATCAACAATAATATCTGCAATCCAGCCAAACCTAGGACACACTATTCTTGTTTCTCATTTGCTTATTTAACACACACACtcaacacacaaacacaaacaaacccTTTTGTACTATGTAACattgttccttcaaaaaacacaaaaaagtgATCTTTTCCATTTTCATGATGGAAGAACAACCACACTCATCATCACTGTCAGAACTCATTGTTTCTCTTGAACAAGCCACTTTCATGGCAAAACAACTACCATCATCAAATCCATCTCATCTCAATCAAATCCACACTTCCTTACACCAAGCTCACCATCATCTCACCGCCTTCCTATCAACCCTTCAATCTCCTCCGGTGCCTGAAAACTCTGTCTCATCTGCCAACGGTGCTGCTCCTATGCAGCTGGGGGATGATggagaagatgatgatggtgatgatgaagaGACATCAAAATGTACAATTGACAAGGTTGAGCAGAAATTCAGAGACTGCTTCATCAAAAACAAGAGACCAAAACGGCCCTTGTCGCCGTCTGCGGCGGCCCGGGTAGAGGAGAAGCGATTATCCAATGATGGGTTTGTTAAGGATTATGATCCACATGCTGTTAAGTTGAGGGCATTGGACCTTGTCTACCAGTTTCatggttgatgatgatgttttgcTTTGTTCCCTTTTTTTGTTTAGGAAATAGGtagattaatttttgttgatgaatatggTTTTTAGACATGGAAGATTTGAGATGTATTGTAAAGTGAGTCAGGCTGCATAAATGAAACAAATGTTATGTTATGCTAGTTCTttactgattttatttttttgggtgctAATTATCTTTGTGGTTTGGTTCAAGAAAAATACAATTGAATTCATTTTATTGGTTACACATTACCTATTGTTTAGATAATTGATGTTGgagttaaaatgaaaaatgctTCCAGTTTTCCTTTATATATGTATCAGCTTCAAGAATATGATTTCTGTGATATTGGGCACAAACAAGGTTTTGGATTGCAGCTGTGTTGCAATACTTGTTATTATTGTAGAAAATTGCAGTCAAATATGATTGATGAGATTGCAAATATGGTCGCagagacaaaaaaaacttatcgtCGCAACAGTCACAGTCATGATTGCGGATTGTTTCATAAACCTTGGCTACAAGTGCCTTTGATGGCAGTGAAATTTACAGGATTATACATAAGACAAATGGATGCAGTGCTTGGTATGAACCTAATATCTTTCTATCATTTACGAACATCATGCCCCTAATCTTGAAACATTAGTTGAAGATAACTGTTGGGCTTTGAGTATATTCGTCATGACTCTCAATACTTTGGTTCTTTGTTTGAATCATGTATCTGCTGCAACAAAAAGCCTTGTGAATGTGGGAATCTTTGGGACCTTCTTCTGCTAAAGTTTGGTCTTCAATATCACAGAAAAGCAAACAGCTACTCTTTGGTAATTGAGTTGTGCAGTTTTACAAAATCATCCAATGTTAGTTCTTCAGGCCTTGACTGCATACATCAGAACACATGAGTCAGCATAATCTCATTGAGAAACAAAATATCAGAACAAATGAAATTCGGTGAGTAAGggcataaaatgaaaataaaaataacagagTAGCAGTGTAGCACACGCCGATAACTTACAGTACTTAGAAGACCTATGCTTTCTAAGGCTTCTTCTATCTCAAGGGATGTGCATATGTGTTGAAGTGACTTTCGTATCATCTTACGCTTCTCATTGAATGCTGAATTAACCTGGAAGTATATAGAACTGAACTGTTAATCAAAAACGGTGAAAGAGGTGTTTATGTTTGTGACATTATCTTTGTTTAGAGTAGCTTGGAAGAAAACATtatcaaataacaaataaaattttcagtAATTAATGCACACAACGGGATATTTCAGTGCAAAAGGACTTTAATGAAACTAAAGATGAGAATCCGCAGAAACTCCATGCATGACAATGTATGATGGAGAAAGGGAAGGTACCATTGAAAAGAAGCTTTTATTCGACGAAACTTGGGGATATTCTGATGGTTGCTTCAGTTTGAATGAGACAACGGCTGCATCAACCTAGACAAACATGAAAATGAATCAGTCTAATTTTTGTTACTACCCACAAAATCTACTGATATGCAATATACAGCCAATAACCATATCTCCTGCATTTTTCAGGACCTACTGACATTCCTTCTTCCTTTTTTATagttaaatagttaaataaatggTTTTCTTTACTTTCATTACCAGTAACGGCT containing:
- the LOC11432107 gene encoding RING-H2 finger protein ATL5, with product MLGSGTNLVTTVIGFGMSATFIVFVCTRIICGRLRGGVESRMMYEIESRYDIEQPEHHGNDPGTEPVLIEAIPTLKFNQEAFSAIEDTQCVICLADYKEREILRIMPKCGHTFHLSCIDIWLRKQSTCPVCRLPLKNSSETKHVRPVTFTMSQPLDESHASERNTDIERHGETNAANSIQPTSGESEARQ
- the LOC11423488 gene encoding uncharacterized protein — translated: MMEEQPHSSSLSELIVSLEQATFMAKQLPSSNPSHLNQIHTSLHQAHHHLTAFLSTLQSPPVPENSVSSANGAAPMQLGDDGEDDDGDDEETSKCTIDKVEQKFRDCFIKNKRPKRPLSPSAAARVEEKRLSNDGFVKDYDPHAVKLRALDLVYQFHG